In Brassica rapa cultivar Chiifu-401-42 chromosome A06, CAAS_Brap_v3.01, whole genome shotgun sequence, a single window of DNA contains:
- the LOC103872621 gene encoding uncharacterized protein LOC103872621, giving the protein MSSSSSDEVDEALEEMVDQVVDNFIDSVIDAHPNKQKRRAYIERHREQGHNQLWNDYFQENPTYPPQMFRRRFRMNKPLFLHIVERVSNEVPYFQQRRNACGRYGLSALQKCTAAIRMLAYGQSGDTYDEYLRLADSTSRLCLENFTNAIINLFGDEYLRSPTAEDLQRLLDVGEVRGFPGMIGSIDLENERHGYAQIDTSEFESGESSRSSRVTRRDSIHVDMLGMRREVRDPAKHARLKADLMENIWQKFGDDDE; this is encoded by the exons ATGTCTTCCTCATCAAGTGATGAAGTTGATGAAGCTTTAGAAGAAATGGTCGACCAAGTAGTTGATAATTTCATCGACTCAGTGATAGATGCTCACCCCAACAAGCAGAAAAGACGGGCTTATATCGAAAGACATCGTGAACAAGGACACAATCAGCTATGGAACGATTATTTCCAAGAAAATCCTACATACCCACCGCAAATGTTTAGGAGgcgttttcgaatgaacaagccattgttcCTCCACATTGTCGAACGTGTAAGTAATGAAGTTCCATACTTTCAGCAAAGACGAAATGCTTGCGGAAGGTATGGGCTATCTGCACTTCAAAAGTGTACGGCAGCTATACGTATGCTGGCATATGGTCAATCAGGAGATACATATGACGAGTATCTCCGACTTGCTGACAGTACTTCACGTTTATGTTTGGAAAATTTCACTAATGCAATTATAAATTTGTTTGGAGATGAGTATCTCCGCAGCCCTACAGCTGAGGATCTTCAACGATTGCTCGATGTTGGAGAGGTACGCGGTTTTCCAGGGATGATAGgcagcatcgatt tggAGAACGAACGACACGGATACGCTCAAATTGACACATCTGAGTTCGAGTCAGGAGAGTCAAGTAGAAGTTCGAGGGTGACAAGGAGGGATAGTATTCATGTCGATATGTTAGGCATGCGCAGAGAAGTTCGAGATCCAGCGAAACATGCTCGTCTTAAAGCTGATTTAATGGAAAATATATGGCAAAAGTTTGGTGATGACGATGAATAA
- the LOC117125917 gene encoding uncharacterized protein LOC117125917 translates to MEIDSKVADACSDAGWLLRPARSQEAEELQILLCSVPLPSHSQSPDTYSWRVNDTDMESYSTKLTWESLRPRGQKQDWAGKVWFKGHVPSHAFMMWVAHLDRLPTRSRLASWGLQIDTCCCVCNHFHETRDHVFLRCEYAEQIWKMAIRRLGYRPVLFHTWDALLAWIDMRVRHCPSTLRKLTVQAILYRLWRERNQRLHNASPTPPQVSFKEIDRQIRNAILARKHRRNFKNLMQIWLTHE, encoded by the coding sequence ATGGAGATAGACTCCAAAGTTGCTGATGCTTGTTCTGACGCTGGCTGGTTACTGAGGCCAGCTAGATCTCAAGAAGCTGAAGAGCTCCAGATACTCCTCTGCTCTGTCCCACTACCGTCGCACTCTCAATCTCCTGATACCTACTCCTGGAGAGTGAACGACACTGACATGGAGTCCTACTCAACTAAGCTCACTTGGGAATCTCTAAGACCCCGAGGACAGAAGCAAGACTGGGCAGGAAAGGTTTGGTTCAAAGGTCATGTTCCAAGTCACGCGTTTATGATGTGGGTCGCACACTTGGATAGGCTTCCCACAAGGTCTCGCTTGGCTTCGTGGGGACTCCAAATTGACACATGCTGTTGTGTGTGTAACCATTTCCATGAAACACGTGATCATGTGTTCCTTAGATGTGAGTATGCAGAGCAAATTTGGAAAATGGCAATTAGGCGACTGGGATACAGACCAGTCCTCTTCCACACTTGGGACGCCCTTCTTGCTTGGATAGATATGAGGGTTAGACACTGTCCTTCGACTCTCCGTAAACTAACTGTCCAAGCTATCCTATACAGACTTTGGCGTGAGAGGAATCAGCGGCTGCACAATGCCTCACCAACACCACCCCAAGTAAGCTTTAAGGAGATAGACAGACAGATAAGGAACGCCATCTTGGCTAGGAAACACCGCAGGAATTTCAAAAACCTCATGCAAATCTGGTTGACTCATGAGTAA
- the LOC103872237 gene encoding zinc-finger homeodomain protein 4, with protein MDIASQDDHDMPIPLSTTFVGSGGGHGHMIHHHHDHHASDSAPPTHNHNNITTTQPPQMQLHGNGHGNSNDHHHQDPHHIGYNAIIKKPMIKYKECLKNHAAAMGGNATDGCGEFMPSGEDGSIEALTCSVCNCHRNFHRKEVEGETTATAISSHHQPPPPRKLMVNHHNIRSAMPHQMIMPIGVSNYRYMHNLESGDFMEQDGVTTASRPPAYNQKKRFRTKFTPEQKEKMLSFAEKVGWKIQRQEDCVVQRFCEEIGVKRRVLKVWMHNNKLHFSNKNTSNNINLEGNDNDKINNVNNVDVSGNNDMI; from the coding sequence ATGGACATTGCAAGTCAAGATGATCATGATATGCCCATCCCATTAAGCACTACATTTGTTGGTAGTGGTGGCGGTCATGGTCACATGATCCATCATCATCATGATCATCATGCTTCTGATTCTGCTCCTCCAACTCACAACCACAACAACATTACTACTACTCAACCACCACAAATGCAGTTACATGGTAATGGTCATGGCAACAGtaatgatcatcatcatcaagatCCTCATCATATTGGTTACAACGCAATCATCAAGAAGCCTATGATAAAGTACAAGGAATGTCTCAAGAACCATGCAGCAGCAATGGGAGGCAATGCCACTGATGGGTGTGGAGAGTTTATGCCTAGTGGTGAAGATGGCTCCATTGAAGCCCTCACTTGCTCAGTTTGCAATTGCCACAGAAATTTCCATAGAAAAGAAGTCGAAGGTGAAACAACCGCCACCGCCATTTCCTCTCACCACCAACCTCCTCCACCACGAAAACTCATGGTCAACCACCATAATATAAGATCAGCCATGCCTCACCAAATGATCATGCCGATAGGAGTTTCTAACTATCGGTACATGCATAACTTGGAGTCCGGTGACTTCATGGAACAAGACGGCGTAACCACCGCGTCTAGACCCCCAGCTTACAACCAGAAGAAGAGGTTTAGGACGAAGTTCACGCCGGAGCAGAAAGAAAAGATGCTGAGTTTTGCTGAGAAGGTTGGGTGGAAGATACAAAGGCAAGAAGATTGCGTTGTTCAGAGATTTTGTGAAGAGATTGGAGTGAAGAGAAGAGTCCTTAAGGTTTGGATGCACAACAACAAGCTACATTTTTCCAATAAGAACACTAGCAACAACATTAACCTCGAAGGCAACGACAATGACAAGATCAACAACGTTAACAATGTTGATGTGTCCGGTAATAACGACatgatttaa
- the LOC103872239 gene encoding NADH dehydrogenase [ubiquinone] 1 beta subcomplex subunit 3-B has product MAKPLGTTGEFFRRRDEWRKHPMLSNQMRHALPGLGIGVAAFCVYLVGEQIYSKALAPSKSSSHHNQKQPAPSH; this is encoded by the coding sequence ATGGCGAAGCCTCTAGGTACAACCGGCGAGTTCTTCCGGCGAAGAGATGAATGGAGGAAGCATCCGATGCTTTCGAACCAAATGAGACACGCTCTTCCCGGTCTCGGCATCGGCGTCGCGGCCTTCTGCGTGTACCTCGTGGGTGAGCAGATCTACAGCAAAGCTTTGGCTCCTTCCAAATCATCATCCCACCACAATCAGAAACAGCCTGCTCCCTCTCACTGA
- the LOC103872240 gene encoding uncharacterized protein LOC103872240: MKFSATTMKIALFLLCLIAVQTMAEQFEDKTGEIPPIPSDPTLDPPPPSPSSNIENTMFMPENSFFDDITMLLSPEPET; this comes from the coding sequence atgaagtTCTCTGCAACAACAATGAAGATTGCTCTATTTCTTCTTTGTTTAATAGCCGTCCAAACAATGGCCGAACAGTTCGAAGACAAAACTGGTGAAATCCCACCAATCCCATCGGATCCTACACTAGATCCTCCTCCTCCAAGCCCATCCTCTAACATCGAGAACACCATGTTTATGCCTGAAAACAGTTTCTTCGATGACATCACCATGCTATTGTCCCCTGAACCAGAAACCTAA
- the LOC103872242 gene encoding protein STICHEL-like 1, with product MSGLKISDPSKLHLKRELTQIRKVSKCLRDPGTSSSWKSPLTSSRSVPVEEELPPSNNNNVALLNQLDSQFRAESSRGKEKEKKVFLYNWKSHKTSTDNDDDDDDVSDARNKNRFTKKKNRYHHHQPKEATSGEETEDFSNSESLGKLTQMLKLKHKNWSRSSSYKFLRATSKRDSSSYTCNSTPALSTTSYNNLYALRSPSTVESFDDDELDVTGSQQGCGIPFYRNLKHRGGCRSCCSPSFSDTLRRKGSSILCGGGSQYRHRHSSGRCNKKLSVVPLLKYGGDSTRGGGLSIGSDDDFGELDLESQSRLDGRRWSTSEEEVSMQSLSIKYKPMFFDELVGQSTVVQSLMNALKKGRVAGVYLFQGPRGTGKTSTARIFSAALNCDVLANEEMKPCGYCKECSDFMSGKSRDLLELDASKENGGERVRYVLKKLMSLAPPQGSARYKVFVIDECHLLPSKTWLLLLKFLEKPLQRVVFVCVTTELGNVPRTIQSRCQKLLFNKLKDGDIVVRLRKIASDENLDVESQALSLIALNADGSLRDAETMLDQLSLMGKRITVDLVNELVGVVSDENLLELLELALASDTAETVKKARELLDLGADPILMMSQLASLIMDIIAGAYKALDEKYSDAFLDGRNLSEAEMERLKHALKILSEAEKQLRVTTDRSTWFIATLLQLGLMPSPGTTHTSSSRRQSSIATEENQSSISREVIAYKQRSSLQCSNSASPTSIRKGETTVHEVTSFSSSSEVLENDASISEKLNDIWMKCVDKCHSKTLKQLLYSHGKLLSISEVKGILVAYIAFGDREIKLRAEGFVRSITNMIETVLRRNVEVRMILLSETELLSSKRTRETEVADSSDTESGYEVPMKRIETIIQEQRLETERLQRTPGSQGLLKPERNQVSPQEDTSYHHHQPNIGSAVSSGLNNEVLKICKMDEAQENQTGKRMEHCPVSPSILHDSNFTNNKNNLGYESVSGRGVCSLLFCWKTQKSPRISKIKGTSVRSRRSQKRRFLLFSGCAKTRK from the exons ATGTCGGGTCTAAAGATATCGGATCCGAGCAAACTGCATCTCAAGAGAGAGCTAACTCAAATCAGGAAAGTCTCCAAATGCTTACGCGATCCCGGAACCTCTTCCTCCTGGAAATCCCCTCTCACTTCCTCCAGATCCGTCCCAGTGGAAGAAGAGCTTCCGccgagcaacaacaacaacgtcGCCCTTCTCAATCAGTTGGATTCACAGTTTCGAGCTGAGAGTAGTCGAggcaaggagaaggagaagaaggtcTTCTTGTATAATTGGAAGTCTCACAAAACTTCTACCgacaatgatgatgatgatgatgatgtgagTGATGCTAGGAACAAGAATCGTTTTACCAAGAAGAAGAATcgatatcatcatcatcaacctaAAGAAGCAACATCAGGTGAAGAAACAGAGGATTTCAGCAATTCAGAGAGTCTTGGCAAGCTCACTCAAATGCTGAAGCTTAAGCACAAGAACTGGTCACGCTCTTCTTCTTACAAGTTCTTGAGAGCTACAAGCAAGAGAGACTCCTCTTCTTATACTTGTAACAGCACGCCTGCATTGTCCACCACCTCGTACAACAACCTGTACGCTCTCCGTAGCCCCAGCACGGTGGAATCttttgatgatgatgagttGGATGTTACAGGGAGCCAACAAGGCTGCGGGATTCCTTTCTACAGGAATCTGAAACATAGAGGTGGGTGTAGGAGTTGCTGTTCGCCTTCGTTTTCGGATACTCTTAGAAGGAAAGGAAGCAGCATCTTATGTGGTGGTGGGAGTCAATATAGGCATAGACATTCTTCTGGGAGATGTAATAAGAAGCTGAGTGTTGTACCTTTGCTTAAATACGGTGGTGATAGTACTAGAGGAGGAGGTTTATCTATAGGGAGTGATGATGATTTTGGAGAGCTTGATTTAGAGTCTCAGAGTAGATTAGATGGGAGAAGATGGTCTACTAGTGAAGAAGAAGTAAGTATGCAGAGCTTGAGCATAAAGTACAAACCAATGTTCTTTGATGAACTCGTTGGTCAGAGTACTGTTGTTCAGTCCTTAATGAACGCTTTGAAGAAGGGTAGAGTTGCTGGTGTTTATCTATTCCAAGGTCCTAGAGGAACTGGGAAGACATCTACTGCGAGAATCTTCTCGGCGGCTTTGAACTGTGATGTGTTGGCGAATGAAGAGATGAAGCCTTGTGGGTACTGCAAAGAGTGCAGTGACTTCATGTCAGGGAAGAGTAGGGACTTGTTGGAGCTTGATGCGTCTAAGGAGAATGGAGGTGAGAGAGTTAGGTACGTTTTGAAAAAGCTGATGAGTTTGGCTCCTCCACAGGGTTCAGCAAGGTACAAGGTTTTTGTGATAGATGAGTGTCACTTGCTGCCGTCTAAGACTTGGCTGTTGTTACTCAAGTTTCTTGAGAAGCCTCTGCAGAGAGTCGTCTTCGTTTGTGTGACTACTGAGCTTGGGAACGTTCCTCGAACGATTCAGTCAAGGTGCCAGAAGTTACTCTTCAACAAACTCAAGGATGGTGACATTGTTGTGAGGTTAAGGAAGATTGCTTCAGATGAAAATCTCGATGTGGAATCTCAGGCGTTGAGCCTGATTGCTTTGAATGCTGATGGCTCGCTTAGAGATGCTGAAACCATGTTGGATCAGCTGAGTTTGATGGGGAAGAGAATCACTGTTGATCTTGTAAATGAGCTA GTGGGTGTTGTTTCTGATGAGAACTTGCTTGAACTCTTGGAGCTAGCGTTAGCTTCTGACACGGCAGAGACCGTGAAGAAAGCTAGAGAGTTACTGGACTTAGGAGCTGACCCAATTCTCATGATGTCTCAACTAGCTAGCCTTATCATGGATATCATTGCTGGAGCATACAAGGCCTTGGATGAAAAATACAGTGACGCCTTCCTTGATGGACGTAACT TGAGTGAAGCGGAAATGGAGAGGCTAAAGCATGCTTTGAAGATTCTTTCAGAGGCTGAGAAACAGCTTCGAGTTACTACCGATCGTTCAACATGGTTCATAGCTACCTTGCTGCAGCTTGGTTTGATGCCTTCTCCCGGAACCACACACACCAGTAGCAGTAGAAGGCAAAGCTCTATAGCAACTGAAGAAAACCAGTCAAGCATTTCAAGAGAAGTTATTGCTTACAAACAAAGATCAAGCCTTCAGTGTAGTAACTCAGCTTCCCCAACTTCCATAAGAAAAGGCGAAACTACCGTTCATGAAGTGACATCTTTCTCCTCATCCAGCGAAGTTTTAGAGAATGATGCATCCATTTCAGAGAAACTAAATGATATCTGGATGAAGTGTGTAGATAAATGCCATTCAAAGACATTGAAGCAGCTGCTATATTCTCATGGAAAGCTATTATCTATCAGTGAAGTTAAAG GTATTCTAGTTGCTTATATTGCATTTGGAGACAGAGAGATCAAACTGAGAGCTGAAGGGTTCGTAAGAAGTATCACAAATATGATTGAGACTGTGCTAAGGAGAAACGTAGAGGTGAGGATGATCCTCTTGTCTGAAACTGAGTTACTCAGCTCCAAGCGGACAAGAGAAACAGAAGTGGCAGATAGTTCAGATACTGAAAGTGGGTACGAGGTTCCAATGAAAAGGATTGAAACGATCATCCAAGAACAGAGATTAGAAACTGAAAGGTTACAGAGGACTCCTGGCTCACAAGGACTGTTAAAACCTGAAAGGAATCAAGTTTCACCTCAAGAAGACACCAGTTATCATCATCACCAACCAAACATTGGTTCTGCAGTTTCTTCTGGACTAAACAATGAAGTTTTGAAGATTTGCAAAATGGATGAGGCTCAGGAGAATCAGACCGGTAAAAGAATGGAGCATTGTCCTGTTTCACCGAGTATACTCCACGATAGTAACTTcactaacaacaaaaacaatcT AGGATATGAATCTGTATCAGGAAGAGGAGTTTGCAGTTTGCTTTTCTGTTGGAAAACACAGAAGTCTCCAAGAATAAGCAAG ATCAAAGGGACCTCTGTGCGTTCACGAAGAAGTCAAAAGAGAAGATTCTTGTTGTTCAGTGGATGTGCCAAGACAAGGAAGTGA
- the LOC103872244 gene encoding LOW QUALITY PROTEIN: pentatricopeptide repeat-containing protein At1g14470 (The sequence of the model RefSeq protein was modified relative to this genomic sequence to represent the inferred CDS: inserted 8 bases in 5 codons; deleted 2 bases in 2 codons; substituted 5 bases at 5 genomic stop codons) — protein sequence MSREITSSLAAISSQALTLTQLNQFHGQFVISNSLHRQSYWASRLIASCTRRRAPSHYARLVLRSVAFPNVVVFNSVFRYFXLVGMANDDLRLYHQRSXMMDMYGKYESVGSARKVFDEFTQRKVSYWNVMVSGYWRCGNKEEACKLFDMMPESXTDVVSWTVMITGFAKLKDLERARXCFDRMGEKSVVSWLKAMLSGYAHDGFTEEALRLFNDMLRLGVRPNETTWVTVISACSFXLPHSLVKLIGDKRVCLNCYVKRALLDMHAKCKDILSARRTFNELGAQRNLVTWNAMISGHTRMGDLSSAMQLFDAMPERSVVSWNSMIAGFAHNGQPALCXEFFKEMIDSGDSKLDEVTXVTALSACGHVGDMKLGDWIVDYTAKNQIKLSISGYRSLIFMHARCGNLREAERVLEEMNEXDIVSYNTLISAFSANGERAETLNLFSKMKEEGIEPDRVTXTDVLTACSRSGLLXGQKIFKLIRNPSADLLG from the exons atgtctcgAGAGATCACTTCATCTCTTGCCGCCATATCTTCACAAGCTCTAACACTCACTCAACTAAACCAATTCCATGGTCAGTTCGTCATCTCCAACTCCCTCCATCGACAAAGCTACTGGGCCTCGCGTCTCATCGCCTCCTGCACGCGCCGCCGAGCGCCGTCTCACTACGCGCGGCTCGTTTTACGTTCAGTGGCGTTCCCCAACGTCGTAGTCTTCAATTCGGTGTTTAGATACTTTTAGCTGGTGGGTATGGCGAACGATGATCTTCGTCTCTACCATCAAAGGT GGATGATGGATATGTATGGGAAGTATGAGTCAGTGGGAAGTGCACGCAAGGTGTTCGATGAATTTACTCAGAGAAAGGTTTCTTATTGGAATGTGATGGTTTCTGGGTATTGGAGGTGTGGGAATAAGGAGGAAGCTTGTAAGCTTTTTGATATGATGCCTGAGAGTTAAACAGATGTGGTTTCTTGGACGGTGATGATTACTGGTTTCGCAAAGCTCAAGGATTTGGAAAGAGCAAGGTAGTGTTTTGATCGGATGGGTGAGAAGAGCGTTGTGAGTTGG TTGAAGGCGATGCTTTCAGGTTATGCACATGATGGGTTTACAGAGGAAGCTCTGAGGCTGTTTAACGATATGTTGAGACTTGGAGTTAGGCCAAATGAGACCACATGGGTCACTGTTATATCCGCGTGTTCTTT CCTTCCTCATTCACTGGTGAAACTGATTGGTGATAAGAGAGTCTGTTTGAATTGCTATGTGAAGAGGGCGTTGCTTGATATG CATGCTAAGTGCAAAGATATTCTATCTGCTAGGAGAACTTTCAACGAGCTAGGCGCTCAGAGGAATCTTGTCACTTGGAACGCTATGATTTCGGGACATACCAGAATGGGAGATTTGAGTTCGGCTATGCAGCTTTTTGATGCAATGCCTGAGCGGAGTGTTGTTTCTTGGAACTCGATGATTGCTGGTTTTGCTCATAACGGACAGCCTGCACTGTG AGAGTTTTTCAAAGAGATGATTGACTCTGGAGATTCCAAACTGGATGAAGTGA AGGTTACTGCTCTCTCGGCTTGTGGACATGTGGGGGATATGAAATTAGGTGATTGGATTGTGGATTACACTGCTAAGAACCAGATCAAGCTAAGCATTTCGGGATACAGGTCTTTGATCTTCATGCACGCAAGGTGTGGAAACTTGAGGGAAGCAGAACGGGTCTTGGAAGAAATGAATGAATGAGATATTGTCTCTTATAATACGTTAATCTCAGCCTTTTCAGCTAATGGAGAAAGAGCTGAAACGCTGAATTTATTCTCAAAGATGAAAGAAGAAGGCATAGAGCCAGACCGTGTGACTTAGACTGATGTCTTGACTGCTTGCAGCCGTTCAGGATTACT GGGTcagaaaatattcaaattaataaGAAATCCATCGGCGGATTTACTGGGGTGA